One genomic window of Mucilaginibacter sp. SJ includes the following:
- a CDS encoding carboxymuconolactone decarboxylase family protein: MPYITLESHLPGITGLLEYAKEPAQPIRNLTQFLLRGPSTLSEADRELIATVVSYNNQCTFCTTAHTAAADLLAGEAETAQKVKENIETAPVTEKMKALLTIAKLTAQNGRNVTTEAIDRAKAAGATDIEIHDTVLIAALFCYYNRYVDGLATALPTDAGYYNVLAERLVNHGYTRLPQGYDHLKK, encoded by the coding sequence ATGCCTTATATTACCCTTGAAAGCCATTTGCCGGGCATTACCGGCCTATTGGAGTATGCCAAAGAACCGGCACAACCTATCCGTAACCTTACACAGTTTTTATTGCGCGGGCCGTCAACCTTGTCTGAAGCCGATCGTGAATTGATTGCCACTGTGGTATCGTACAACAACCAATGCACCTTTTGTACTACCGCGCACACTGCGGCCGCAGACTTACTGGCCGGTGAAGCCGAAACAGCACAAAAAGTAAAAGAAAACATTGAAACCGCCCCGGTTACCGAGAAAATGAAAGCTCTGCTTACCATTGCCAAACTAACCGCTCAAAACGGCCGGAATGTAACTACCGAAGCCATTGACCGCGCCAAGGCTGCCGGAGCTACCGACATTGAGATCCATGATACCGTGCTCATAGCTGCCCTGTTTTGCTATTACAACCGCTATGTTGACGGATTGGCCACTGCCTTACCTACTGATGCCGGCTATTACAACGTGCTGGCCGAGCGATTAGTTAACCATGGCTATACCCGTTTGCCACAAGGCTATGATCATTTAAAAAAATAA